A window of the Acidobacteriota bacterium genome harbors these coding sequences:
- a CDS encoding CHAT domain-containing tetratricopeptide repeat protein: MRRAAGLVVVCGLLLLLQGGCGSPPADAPPVDLEACPPGDEPWRAALERADNQAALEALAVRLEAVDPRCGKPWQTAWIEGRLCTERGEIEPARARLLVALERARAAGDPVGTARAGDDLAWLEYRSGRLVEAERLYRQALDAAIAAERDDLQAFLRNNLVPVLLDRGKVGEAVELFARVPGELEALGLAGAARGAAYNQAVLLIQLGDVHGGRPLLEAIHQRSVEQGDDWTAAATAVVLGNLHRALGQPAVSMQWLQQVDDGEPELVARARLGLARLALARGAAAHARALAEEAVGLARGRDEPLARLARAFAAAAQVAAGDATGGLRRLEALNREGDTAAQGGDAWVGWWLEGRARMALGQGAVAREALERAVSLLEGQRGSLEPGGAGLRFLRERFEPWADLALAWMGEGESTAAAGPVEAVYGLLQRQGRSRTPGLPPGELLAGLQRRLAPDEVVVAYLLGEDSGVALVVRRGEAELVRVGGHAAVRTRVEAFRAALAAGGGAAQGAELSRLLLEPLGRHLAACRRLMIVPDRELALLPFGALPLPGAMDGEPLGLRLELSLLPVLGDPPRTAPRPAPVLLAGRSRFEGSGRPDLPWAAWELSRLAGLWGGRAQLLVEQELTLERLFALPVENFRTLHFATHATASTRNPRRCGIILGDDQRLGLEEIRKLHLADALVVLSACRTGEGEVIPGEGVVGLGRAFLDAGARGVLVSLWPVADRSTARLMVAFHRALAAGATPPRALLEARRELSRSHRGAARRSPFVLLEGRGAAAR; the protein is encoded by the coding sequence ATGAGACGCGCGGCGGGTCTCGTCGTCGTGTGCGGACTCCTGCTCCTGTTGCAGGGCGGCTGCGGCAGCCCCCCCGCCGACGCCCCTCCCGTGGATCTCGAAGCCTGCCCGCCGGGGGACGAGCCCTGGCGGGCCGCCCTCGAGCGGGCCGACAACCAGGCGGCCCTCGAGGCCCTGGCCGTCCGCCTGGAGGCCGTCGATCCGCGCTGCGGAAAGCCCTGGCAAACGGCCTGGATCGAGGGACGGTTGTGCACCGAACGGGGAGAGATCGAGCCGGCCCGGGCCCGTCTTCTCGTGGCTCTCGAGCGGGCTCGCGCGGCCGGCGATCCGGTGGGAACCGCCCGCGCCGGAGATGACCTGGCCTGGCTCGAATACCGCAGCGGCCGGCTTGTGGAGGCCGAGCGTCTCTACCGCCAGGCCCTCGACGCGGCCATCGCGGCGGAGCGGGACGACCTGCAGGCCTTCCTGCGCAACAACCTCGTCCCGGTGCTGCTCGATCGGGGGAAAGTCGGCGAGGCGGTGGAACTCTTCGCCCGGGTGCCCGGCGAGTTGGAGGCGCTGGGCCTGGCCGGGGCGGCTCGGGGGGCCGCCTACAACCAGGCGGTGCTGCTGATCCAACTCGGGGACGTCCATGGCGGTCGCCCCCTGCTCGAGGCCATCCACCAGCGCTCGGTGGAGCAGGGCGATGACTGGACGGCCGCGGCCACCGCCGTGGTGCTGGGCAACCTCCACCGGGCCCTGGGCCAGCCGGCGGTTTCCATGCAGTGGTTGCAGCAGGTGGACGACGGGGAGCCCGAACTCGTCGCCCGAGCCCGGCTCGGCCTGGCGCGGCTGGCTCTCGCGCGGGGGGCCGCCGCCCATGCCCGGGCCCTGGCCGAGGAGGCCGTCGGCCTGGCCCGGGGCAGGGACGAGCCCCTGGCCCGGCTGGCCCGGGCCTTTGCCGCCGCCGCCCAGGTGGCCGCGGGGGACGCCACAGGTGGTCTGCGGCGGCTCGAAGCCCTCAACCGCGAGGGGGATACGGCCGCCCAAGGGGGCGATGCCTGGGTCGGCTGGTGGCTCGAGGGCCGGGCGCGGATGGCGCTCGGCCAGGGGGCGGTGGCCCGGGAGGCGCTCGAACGCGCGGTATCGCTTCTCGAGGGGCAGCGGGGCTCCCTCGAACCCGGCGGGGCGGGCCTGCGCTTCCTGCGCGAGCGTTTCGAGCCCTGGGCCGACCTGGCGTTGGCCTGGATGGGGGAAGGGGAGAGCACCGCGGCGGCGGGTCCCGTGGAGGCGGTCTATGGGCTGCTTCAGCGGCAAGGCCGGAGCCGGACGCCGGGCTTGCCGCCGGGTGAGCTGCTCGCCGGCCTCCAGCGCCGACTGGCTCCCGATGAGGTGGTGGTGGCCTACCTGCTCGGGGAAGACAGCGGGGTGGCCCTGGTGGTGCGGCGGGGCGAGGCGGAACTGGTCCGGGTGGGGGGACACGCGGCGGTGCGGACGCGGGTCGAGGCCTTCCGGGCCGCACTGGCCGCCGGTGGCGGGGCCGCCCAGGGCGCTGAACTCTCCCGCCTGCTGCTGGAGCCTCTCGGCCGGCACCTGGCGGCGTGTCGTCGCCTGATGATCGTCCCGGACCGGGAACTGGCCCTGCTGCCCTTCGGCGCCCTGCCGCTGCCGGGGGCCATGGACGGCGAGCCCCTGGGACTGCGCCTCGAGCTGTCCCTGCTGCCGGTGCTGGGAGATCCGCCCCGGACCGCCCCCCGGCCCGCTCCGGTATTGCTGGCGGGGCGCAGCCGCTTCGAGGGCAGCGGCCGCCCGGACCTGCCCTGGGCCGCCTGGGAGTTGTCCCGCCTGGCCGGGTTGTGGGGCGGGCGGGCGCAGCTCCTGGTGGAGCAGGAGCTGACCCTCGAGCGGTTGTTCGCGTTGCCCGTGGAGAACTTCCGTACCCTTCACTTCGCCACCCACGCCACGGCCTCGACGCGCAATCCCCGGCGCTGCGGAATCATTCTGGGGGACGATCAGCGCTTGGGGCTCGAGGAGATCAGAAAGCTGCATCTGGCCGACGCCCTGGTGGTGCTCTCGGCCTGTCGCACGGGGGAAGGGGAAGTGATTCCGGGGGAGGGGGTGGTAGGCCTGGGGCGCGCCTTTCTCGACGCGGGGGCCCGGGGCGTCCTCGTCAGTCTCTGGCCCGTGGCCGACCGCTCCACCGCACGGCTGATGGTCGCCTTTCATCGCGCGCTGGCTGCCGGCGCCACGCCTCCCCGGGCCTTGCTCGAAGCGCGGCGGGAGCTGTCGCGCAGCCATCGAGGCGCCGCCCGCCGTTCGCCTTTCGTCCTGCTCGAGGGTCGGGGTGCGGCGGCGCGGTGA
- a CDS encoding GNAT family N-acetyltransferase, translated as MHREVRVLEGAGPWPSLRDAWDRLVEGRGASADLYDTCSWLESWAAVAPAHLITRMRTPAVFEDGRLRALMPMIAGRSGRWTIPAIGYRPRYRVVVDEERPDASLLAPLVEAAAGAGARELQLLALPSTDPQVRPLCQALESSGFRIHLTEGTTECLANAEPSWDEHARRFPEVRRTTRKRRRKAQTLGSLRLLRYGGEGGLPLDEGFETYLRVHAASWKGDLRPLTAAHRQHLLRAADRRRWVRLFVLELAGVPAAAHIWFRLGGRAISYSTVYDQRLASLSLGTIIQWETHQAAWEEGAPEIIDYLPGKGTYKSRLGTLAPRLLVLTALRRRLVAGLALPLAGTARRTARRTVHLARKIGAKVGPTRSSRGRAANETPAPIAPRMLSPGPAPPPCPIERLEASSSTELFLAVAGGWSSPRAMKANWGQDDVWWLVGAVPRAAVRLGRGKEPGAPLPVREIVHFEADAAVPTEPILEQLAGALGRQIVVPQPARHGAGPGSAVKIHHAVLPWPCPRAPAC; from the coding sequence ATGCATCGAGAAGTACGCGTCCTCGAGGGCGCCGGCCCGTGGCCGTCGCTCCGGGATGCATGGGACCGCCTGGTGGAGGGGCGCGGGGCGAGCGCCGATCTCTACGACACCTGTTCATGGCTCGAGTCGTGGGCTGCGGTGGCGCCGGCACACCTGATCACCCGCATGCGCACTCCCGCCGTCTTCGAAGACGGCCGCTTGCGGGCGCTGATGCCGATGATCGCGGGCCGATCGGGACGCTGGACCATCCCCGCCATCGGCTATCGTCCCCGCTACCGCGTGGTGGTGGATGAAGAGCGACCCGACGCCTCGCTCCTCGCTCCCCTGGTCGAAGCGGCGGCCGGGGCCGGTGCCCGCGAACTCCAGCTTCTGGCCCTGCCCTCGACCGACCCGCAGGTCCGCCCCCTGTGCCAGGCACTCGAGAGCAGCGGGTTCCGGATCCACCTGACAGAAGGCACCACCGAGTGTCTCGCGAACGCGGAACCGAGTTGGGACGAGCATGCCCGTCGCTTTCCCGAGGTGCGCAGAACGACCCGCAAGCGCCGGCGCAAGGCGCAGACCCTGGGTTCCCTGCGCCTGCTGCGCTATGGCGGCGAAGGGGGCCTGCCTCTCGACGAAGGGTTCGAAACCTACCTCCGGGTCCACGCCGCCAGCTGGAAGGGCGATCTCCGGCCGCTGACCGCCGCCCACCGTCAGCACCTGCTGCGGGCCGCCGACCGACGCCGGTGGGTACGCCTGTTCGTGCTGGAACTGGCGGGGGTGCCCGCCGCCGCCCACATCTGGTTCCGGCTCGGCGGCCGGGCCATCTCCTACTCGACGGTCTACGACCAGCGGCTGGCCTCCCTGTCCCTGGGCACGATCATCCAGTGGGAGACACACCAGGCGGCCTGGGAGGAAGGGGCTCCTGAGATCATCGACTACCTTCCCGGCAAGGGCACCTACAAGAGCCGGCTCGGCACCCTGGCGCCTCGCCTGCTGGTTCTCACCGCGCTTCGCCGCCGCCTCGTCGCCGGCCTGGCCCTGCCCCTGGCGGGCACGGCGCGACGGACCGCGCGACGCACGGTCCACCTGGCCCGGAAAATCGGGGCGAAGGTCGGCCCGACCCGGTCCTCGCGCGGCCGGGCCGCCAACGAAACGCCGGCCCCGATAGCGCCCCGGATGCTCTCGCCCGGCCCGGCGCCCCCCCCCTGTCCCATCGAGCGCCTCGAAGCTTCGTCGAGCACCGAACTCTTCCTCGCCGTGGCGGGAGGCTGGTCGAGCCCGCGGGCGATGAAGGCCAACTGGGGCCAGGACGATGTCTGGTGGCTGGTGGGCGCGGTTCCCCGGGCCGCCGTGCGCCTGGGCCGCGGGAAGGAACCGGGCGCCCCGCTACCGGTGCGGGAGATCGTGCATTTCGAAGCCGATGCCGCCGTGCCCACCGAGCCCATCCTCGAGCAGCTCGCCGGAGCCCTGGGCCGTCAGATCGTCGTTCCGCAGCCGGCACGCCATGGCGCCGGCCCGGGCTCGGCGGTGAAGATCCACCATGCGGTTCTGCCCTGGCCTTGCCCGCGGGCGCCGGCCTGTTGA
- a CDS encoding thioredoxin family protein, which yields MTRRLQVAGTGCSRCVLLEARVRQAVDLHQGQVEVESVSGIMEIIALGLQAAPALLLDGRVLAAGRVPSVEEILEWLDPAPDPPDDAIDASQPDPSP from the coding sequence ATGACACGCAGGCTGCAGGTCGCCGGCACCGGCTGTTCTCGCTGTGTCCTGCTCGAGGCCCGCGTTCGACAGGCCGTCGACCTCCACCAAGGCCAGGTGGAGGTCGAATCCGTTTCCGGCATCATGGAAATCATCGCCCTTGGGCTCCAGGCCGCTCCGGCCCTGCTCCTCGACGGTCGAGTGCTCGCCGCCGGGCGTGTCCCCTCCGTGGAAGAAATTCTGGAATGGCTCGACCCGGCCCCCGATCCCCCGGACGATGCCATCGATGCATCGCAGCCGGATCCGTCCCCCTGA